From Micromonospora rifamycinica, a single genomic window includes:
- the tatC gene encoding twin-arginine translocase subunit TatC → MAFALRKRGPSTFERAADGSMTLMEHIRELRNRLFRASLAIVVGFGVGIWLAGPVLHLLQQPYCDLPKARLANGTCNFVQLGPADLFLLQLKVGLWVGLIVAAPVWLYQLWAFIAPGLHRHERRYAYVFTGLAAPLFAAGAVLAYFVTSKGLEFLLNVSGGGDITTTLDITRYISFITNLILLFGVAFEFPLLVLMLNFVGLASARKLLGWWRVAIFVFFAFSAVVTPTPDPFGMTALALCLSALYFAAVGVAFLNDRRKGRGRKAYAGLSDDEVSPLELDDDPVVATPELELSGPVGGVEPVAPPRPIDRRYDDMT, encoded by the coding sequence GTGGCCTTCGCGCTCCGCAAACGCGGCCCCAGCACCTTCGAACGGGCCGCCGACGGCTCCATGACCCTCATGGAGCACATCCGCGAACTGCGCAACCGTCTGTTCCGCGCCTCGCTGGCGATCGTGGTGGGTTTCGGGGTGGGCATCTGGCTCGCGGGCCCGGTGCTGCACCTCCTCCAGCAGCCCTACTGCGACCTGCCCAAGGCCCGGCTGGCCAACGGGACGTGCAACTTCGTCCAGCTCGGTCCGGCGGACCTGTTCCTGCTCCAGCTCAAGGTGGGGCTCTGGGTCGGCCTGATCGTGGCCGCCCCGGTCTGGCTCTACCAGCTCTGGGCGTTCATCGCCCCGGGCCTGCACCGGCACGAGCGGCGGTACGCGTACGTCTTCACCGGGCTGGCGGCACCGTTGTTCGCCGCGGGCGCGGTGCTGGCCTACTTCGTCACCTCCAAGGGCCTGGAGTTCCTGCTCAACGTCTCCGGTGGTGGTGACATCACCACCACCCTGGACATCACCCGCTACATCTCGTTCATCACCAACCTGATCCTGCTGTTCGGGGTGGCGTTCGAGTTCCCGCTGCTGGTGCTGATGCTCAACTTCGTCGGGCTGGCCAGTGCCCGGAAGCTGCTGGGCTGGTGGCGGGTGGCGATCTTCGTGTTCTTCGCCTTCTCCGCCGTGGTGACGCCCACCCCGGATCCGTTCGGGATGACCGCGTTGGCGCTCTGCCTCTCCGCGCTCTACTTCGCCGCGGTCGGGGTGGCGTTCCTCAACGACCGGCGCAAGGGTCGGGGCCGGAAGGCCTACGCGGGGTTGAGCGACGACGAGGTGTCGCCGCTGGAGCTGGACGACGACCCGGTGGTGGCCACCCCCGAGCTGGAGCTGTCCGGTCCGGTGGGCGGCGTCGAGCCGGTGGCCCCGCCCCGGCCGATCGACCGCCGCTACGACGACATGACCTGA
- a CDS encoding SDR family oxidoreductase, with protein sequence MSVVVTGATGHLGRLIVESLLRRDVPAAQIVALGRDVGRLTDLADRGVRVRAADYHDPDSLRDAFTDAEKLMFVSGSEVGQRVPQHRNVVAAARQAGVGLVAYTSITRADTSDMVLAGEHRTTEEDLRDSGLPLVLLRNSWYLENYTGQLATYLAHGIAGSAGDGRVSAATRADYAEAAAEVLTTEGHAGRVYELGGAAFTLTELAAEVSRQSGREVRYTDLPEPAYTELLVSAGVPEAYAAVLADADRGLARGELYAPVEDLEKLLGRRPTSLAEAIRAAL encoded by the coding sequence ATGTCCGTCGTCGTCACCGGGGCCACCGGCCACCTGGGCCGCCTGATCGTCGAGTCGCTGCTGCGTCGGGACGTGCCCGCCGCGCAGATCGTGGCCCTCGGGCGGGACGTGGGCCGGCTCACCGATCTCGCCGACCGGGGCGTCCGGGTGCGGGCGGCCGACTACCACGATCCGGACTCGCTGCGGGACGCCTTCACCGACGCCGAGAAGCTGATGTTCGTCTCCGGCAGCGAGGTCGGCCAGCGGGTTCCCCAGCACCGCAACGTCGTCGCCGCCGCCCGGCAGGCCGGTGTCGGTCTGGTCGCCTACACCAGCATCACCCGGGCCGACACCTCGGACATGGTGCTGGCCGGCGAACACCGGACCACCGAGGAGGACCTGCGCGACTCCGGTCTGCCCCTCGTGCTGCTGCGCAACAGCTGGTACCTGGAGAACTACACCGGTCAACTGGCCACCTACCTGGCCCACGGGATCGCCGGGTCGGCCGGTGACGGTCGGGTCAGCGCCGCCACCCGGGCCGACTACGCCGAGGCCGCCGCCGAGGTGCTCACCACCGAGGGGCACGCCGGCCGGGTCTACGAGCTGGGCGGTGCGGCGTTCACCCTGACCGAGTTGGCCGCCGAGGTGTCCCGCCAGAGTGGACGCGAGGTCCGCTACACCGACCTGCCGGAGCCGGCGTACACCGAGCTGCTGGTCTCGGCCGGGGTGCCCGAGGCGTACGCCGCCGTCCTCGCCGACGCGGACCGTGGCCTGGCCCGGGGTGAGCTGTACGCGCCCGTCGAGGACCTGGAGAAGCTGCTCGGTCGCCGCCCGACCAGCCTCGCCGAGGCGATCCGCGCCGCCCTCTGA
- a CDS encoding NAD(P)H-binding protein: MTATGGRPVLVTGATGRIGRAVVDLLTGAGVPVRALVRRPGAATDLPDTVETVTGDLTEPGSLDPALRAVDTVLLVWTAPLRTAAAVVDRLAAEPRRVVYLSAPHRTPHPFFQQPNPMAARHAEIERLIAAAGLDATIVRPGMFASNALHWWSAAVRGDGVVRWPYGTAETAPVDDRDVAAVIARTLRADGDAAGDHVLTGPESLTQAEQVRLLGDALGRRLTFEELPPDEFRRQAPEDARPAVDMLLAAWSAATGRPAYVTSTVADLLGRPARTFRQWAVDHATSFTGAPPPR, encoded by the coding sequence ATGACCGCCACGGGAGGCCGCCCGGTGCTCGTCACCGGGGCGACCGGGCGGATCGGCCGCGCCGTGGTCGACCTGCTGACCGGCGCGGGCGTGCCGGTCCGGGCCCTGGTCCGCCGCCCCGGCGCGGCGACGGACCTGCCCGACACCGTCGAGACGGTCACCGGCGACCTCACCGAGCCGGGCTCACTCGACCCCGCGTTGCGCGCCGTCGACACGGTCCTCCTGGTCTGGACGGCCCCGCTGCGGACCGCGGCGGCCGTCGTCGACCGGCTGGCCGCCGAGCCCCGGCGGGTCGTCTACCTGTCCGCACCGCACCGGACCCCGCACCCGTTCTTCCAGCAGCCGAACCCGATGGCGGCCCGGCACGCCGAGATCGAACGGCTCATCGCGGCCGCCGGCCTCGACGCCACCATCGTCCGGCCCGGAATGTTCGCGTCGAACGCCCTGCACTGGTGGTCCGCCGCGGTCCGGGGCGACGGCGTGGTCCGGTGGCCCTACGGCACCGCCGAGACCGCACCGGTCGACGACCGGGACGTGGCCGCGGTCATCGCGCGGACCCTGCGCGCGGACGGAGACGCCGCCGGCGACCACGTGCTGACCGGCCCGGAGTCGCTCACCCAGGCCGAACAGGTACGCCTCCTCGGCGACGCGCTCGGCCGCCGGCTGACGTTCGAGGAGCTGCCGCCCGACGAGTTCCGGCGGCAGGCCCCGGAAGACGCCCGGCCGGCCGTGGACATGCTCCTGGCCGCCTGGAGCGCCGCGACGGGCCGCCCCGCGTACGTCACCTCGACGGTCGCCGACCTCCTCGGCCGACCGGCGCGGACCTTCCGCCAGTGGGCCGTCGACCACGCCACGTCCTTCACCGGGGCACCCCCGCCCCGCTGA
- a CDS encoding TetR family transcriptional regulator has protein sequence MSEPVGLRARKKLRTRDAIADVAITLFLARGFDQVSVSDVAAAAEVSKPTLFRYFATKEDLLLHRFADHLGEPARVVRDRPPGVPPVEALHRHFRAGLDRCEPVTGLNDHPEVVAFHRLVFTTPSLAGRLLRYLEDDEDALAAVLDPGVRGRLLAAQVIAVQRVLARTNWQRIAAGRSARQVLPEAVADADDAFARLRRCTDDH, from the coding sequence GTGAGTGAGCCGGTCGGACTGCGGGCCCGCAAGAAGCTCCGCACCCGGGACGCGATCGCCGACGTGGCGATCACGCTGTTCCTGGCGCGCGGATTCGACCAGGTGTCGGTCTCCGACGTCGCCGCTGCGGCCGAGGTGTCGAAACCGACCCTGTTCCGCTACTTCGCCACCAAGGAGGACCTGCTCCTGCACCGCTTCGCCGACCACCTCGGCGAGCCCGCCCGGGTGGTTCGCGACCGGCCCCCCGGGGTGCCGCCCGTCGAGGCGCTGCACCGGCACTTCCGGGCCGGCCTCGACCGCTGCGAGCCGGTCACCGGCCTCAACGACCACCCCGAGGTGGTGGCGTTCCACCGGCTGGTGTTCACCACCCCGAGCCTGGCGGGACGGCTGCTGCGGTATCTGGAGGACGACGAGGACGCCCTGGCCGCCGTCCTCGACCCGGGTGTCCGGGGCCGGCTGCTGGCGGCCCAGGTGATCGCGGTGCAACGGGTGCTGGCCCGGACCAACTGGCAGCGGATCGCCGCCGGGCGCAGCGCACGCCAGGTGCTGCCCGAGGCCGTCGCCGACGCCGACGACGCCTTCGCCCGGCTCCGCCGCTGCACCGACGACCACTGA
- a CDS encoding GAF and ANTAR domain-containing protein translates to MRPLPLTPHDALAELGRLRLDETGVDEVLRMVADLARSSLRGASEVSVTLLRGSSPQSVAVTGDVALLLDEWQYRQGHGPCLDASITGDTLTVVDTGTEERWPAWASRAVDAGVGSAVAIGLPIQEAVVGALNLYGTARHAFDAETVELAQTFAAYAAVALANAHLYASATTLAAQMRTAMESRAVIEQAKGIIMGQRRCTADEAFGILATISQDTNRRLRDVAAALVGRATAGTR, encoded by the coding sequence ATGAGACCTCTGCCGCTCACCCCGCACGACGCCCTGGCCGAACTCGGTCGGCTCCGACTCGACGAGACCGGCGTGGACGAGGTGCTCCGGATGGTCGCCGACCTGGCCCGCAGCAGCCTGCGCGGCGCGTCGGAGGTGTCGGTCACCCTGCTGCGCGGCAGCAGCCCGCAGAGCGTCGCGGTCACCGGCGACGTCGCGCTGCTGCTCGACGAGTGGCAGTACCGGCAGGGGCACGGGCCGTGCCTGGACGCCTCGATCACCGGTGACACCCTCACCGTGGTCGACACCGGCACCGAGGAACGCTGGCCGGCCTGGGCGTCCCGGGCCGTCGACGCGGGTGTCGGCAGCGCGGTCGCCATCGGCCTGCCGATCCAGGAGGCGGTGGTCGGCGCCCTCAACCTCTACGGCACCGCCCGGCACGCGTTCGACGCCGAGACGGTGGAGTTGGCCCAGACCTTCGCCGCGTACGCCGCGGTGGCGCTGGCCAACGCCCACCTGTATGCCAGCGCCACCACGCTGGCCGCGCAGATGCGTACGGCGATGGAGAGCCGGGCGGTGATCGAGCAGGCCAAGGGGATCATCATGGGTCAACGCCGGTGCACCGCCGACGAGGCGTTCGGCATCCTCGCCACCATCTCGCAGGACACCAACCGCAGACTGCGCGACGTCGCCGCCGCCCTGGTGGGTCGGGCCACCGCGGGCACCCGCTGA
- a CDS encoding GAF and ANTAR domain-containing protein, which yields MPQSPLDITGAVLRLGSIRHDEMGLDAVLTRITEVARDSIPDAAEVTVTLVNGTEAKTAAHTGELALKLDTWQYEQGRGPCLDAAATGAVLIVADTTGERRWPEWSALAYAAGVRSCMSIGLPIQEAVVGALNLYGTRPDAFGRVAEPARTIAGHAAVALANAHLYDSTATLAAQMQEAMRNRAVIEQAKGIIMGQRRCTADEAFSMLARVSQNSNRKLRDVADALVQQVVRPVPGQPTAADR from the coding sequence ATGCCGCAGTCACCACTCGACATCACCGGGGCTGTCCTCCGGTTGGGGTCCATCCGCCACGACGAGATGGGCCTCGACGCCGTGCTGACCCGGATCACCGAGGTGGCCCGGGACAGCATCCCGGACGCCGCCGAGGTCACCGTGACCCTGGTGAACGGCACCGAGGCGAAGACCGCCGCCCACACCGGTGAGCTGGCCCTCAAGCTCGACACCTGGCAGTACGAGCAGGGGCGTGGCCCGTGCCTGGACGCGGCCGCCACCGGTGCCGTGCTGATCGTCGCGGACACGACCGGGGAGCGGCGCTGGCCGGAGTGGTCGGCCCTGGCGTACGCCGCCGGGGTGCGCTCCTGCATGTCCATCGGCCTGCCGATCCAGGAGGCGGTGGTCGGCGCCCTCAACCTCTACGGCACCCGACCGGACGCGTTCGGCCGGGTGGCCGAGCCGGCCCGGACGATCGCCGGTCATGCCGCGGTGGCGCTGGCCAACGCCCATCTGTACGACAGCACCGCCACGCTGGCCGCACAGATGCAGGAGGCGATGCGCAACCGGGCGGTGATCGAGCAGGCCAAGGGGATCATCATGGGTCAACGCCGGTGCACGGCCGACGAGGCGTTCAGCATGCTGGCCCGGGTGTCGCAGAATTCCAACCGCAAGCTACGGGACGTGGCGGACGCCCTGGTCCAGCAGGTCGTCCGACCGGTGCCCGGTCAGCCCACCGCCGCCGACCGCTGA
- a CDS encoding SGNH/GDSL hydrolase family protein produces the protein MTVEIPRGGRVLFIGDSITDAGRDRADGADLGVGWAMMAAAWFTAWHPGHRVAFRNRGVGGDRVRDLRARWTDDCLALAPQVVSVLIGINDTWRRYSSDEVTTAEEFGTDYRHVLAATRDALPDVRLILVEPFLIPLDDPQRRWREDLDPKVEVVRKLAAEFDATLVAVDAVFGSADADDRVWTDDGVHLTPPGHALLAQRWLAAVTPAT, from the coding sequence ATGACGGTGGAGATTCCGCGTGGGGGCCGGGTGTTGTTCATCGGCGACAGCATCACCGACGCCGGACGGGACCGGGCCGACGGCGCCGACCTGGGCGTGGGCTGGGCGATGATGGCCGCCGCCTGGTTCACCGCGTGGCACCCCGGCCACCGGGTGGCGTTCCGCAACCGGGGCGTCGGCGGTGACCGGGTACGGGACCTGCGCGCCCGGTGGACCGACGACTGCCTGGCCTTGGCCCCGCAGGTGGTGTCGGTGCTGATCGGGATCAACGACACCTGGCGGCGGTACAGCAGCGACGAGGTCACCACGGCCGAGGAGTTCGGCACCGACTACCGGCACGTGCTGGCCGCCACCCGGGACGCGCTGCCCGACGTCCGGCTGATCCTGGTGGAGCCGTTCCTCATCCCGCTCGACGACCCGCAGCGGCGCTGGCGTGAAGACCTGGACCCGAAGGTCGAGGTGGTCCGCAAGCTGGCCGCCGAGTTCGACGCGACGCTGGTCGCGGTGGACGCGGTGTTCGGCTCCGCCGACGCCGACGACCGGGTGTGGACCGACGACGGGGTGCACCTGACCCCGCCCGGCCACGCCCTGCTGGCCCAGCGGTGGTTGGCCGCGGTCACCCCGGCCACCTGA
- a CDS encoding urease subunit gamma, whose amino-acid sequence MFLTPHEQDRLLVHVAADVARRRRERGLRLNYPEAVAMITAFLLEGARDGRSVTDLMAAGRTVLSRDDVLDGIPEMLGEVQVEATFPDGTKLVTVHHPIP is encoded by the coding sequence GTGTTCCTCACGCCCCACGAGCAGGACCGCCTGCTCGTCCACGTCGCCGCGGACGTCGCCCGTCGACGACGCGAGCGCGGACTGCGCCTCAACTACCCCGAAGCCGTCGCCATGATCACGGCGTTCCTCCTGGAGGGCGCCCGGGACGGCCGCTCGGTCACCGATCTGATGGCCGCCGGCCGTACCGTGCTCAGCCGCGACGACGTGCTCGACGGGATCCCCGAGATGCTGGGGGAGGTGCAGGTGGAGGCCACGTTCCCGGACGGCACCAAGCTGGTGACGGTGCACCACCCGATCCCGTGA